The genomic window gagatgcctcggggacatagctatagtatggctaaccaagctgttcaaccagaTTTTTTGATCGAACAAAATGCCTGATGAGtgaaggagaagtatattggtaccaatctataagaataaaggggatattcaaagttgtattaattaccaaagaattaagttgatgagccatactatgaagctatgggagagagttatcgagcatcgcttgagagtaataacgtgggtctctatgaaccaatttagtttcatgcccggaagatcaaccatgggagccattttcttaataaaatAAGTTatagagcggtatagggagaagaaaaaggacctacacatggtttttattaacttgaagaaggcttatgataaaataccaaggattgttatatggtgagctttggacaaacataaagtcctaacgaagtacgtcgggctcattaaggacatgtacaataatgttgtgactagagttcaaaCAATTGatagagacacggatgacttttcaattaggataggactacatcaaaggTCAGCCTTGAGCCATTATTTATttaccttagtgatggatgaggtcgcaaaggacatacaaggggacatcctgtggtgtatgcttttcgtggatgatgtagtgctagttgatgaaagctggataggagtgaatcagaaactgaagttatggcaggagactttgaagtccaaaggttttagactcagtagaactaaaactgaatatatgagatgtgacttcgggactactactcgggaggaggaagatattagtttggaaggtcaaataATGCCTAGGAAGTATacattttgatatttaggatcaatgctacagagagacggggatattgatgaagatgttagccatagaatcaaagcagggtggatgaagtgacgacaagcatctggtgtcctatgtgacaaaagggtaccacagaagctaaaaggcaagttttataggacgacgattagatctgctatgttgtatggtgcagaatattgACCTACGAAAAGACGATATGTTCAACAAATAAGTGTcacggaaatacgtatgttgcgttggatttgcggtcatacaagaagggatcgagttcataacgatgatatatgtgatagattaggggtagaaccaattgaagaaaagcttgtccaacaccgattgagatagtttggacatccaacgaagacctccagagacaccggtgcatagtgaaatcctaagccaagatagtaacatgaagagaggcagagaaagaccaaagttgacttagatagaggcaataaaaggagacttgaaaggatggaatatacccaaagacttagccttagataggagtgcttgaaagacagctattcacgtgcctgaaccttgattgcttctgttggattTCAATTGTAGCCTATCCtaatttgtttgggacttaaaggctttgttgttgttgttgtatataaggctggataacgagatggcttgactcggctcgttctggctcgttaagataacgagctagctcggctcggctcgttatcctaacgagccagaaagctagctcggctcggctcgttaaagcTCGTGAGCCAGATATAAAAAAAtatacaaaatataatatttgtatttatctaaagtatgagaataataataatataaaagaaatgcatctagactaGTTAGTAGTCAATTTATaaggtctagaccagttaccagtcaattgtaaaatgaaagacatgaagtaataaaaaactaatttaagttttgatttttttttctggaaaCTTAGCTCGTTTAGCTCACGAGCGGCTCACGAGCTAACTCGAGTTGGCTCATTAtaactaacgagctaaaatcttagcTCGGCTtagctcgttatcataacgagccaaACCGAGccaagtcgagccagccacgaaccGAACGGGGTAACAAGCTTAGAGTTTTTCGTCCGGTCTTAATTATATATAAGAGATAAGACGGTAGGCCCAAGCTTTTCAAGCAGAAGCCGGACCTAGGCCCAGCACCAAGACCCACCGAACCCTCGCAGTTTCGTCGCGCACACCAACTCGAGAGATGAGCACCGGCGGCGCGGACAAGCccggcagcggcggcagcggcggcgcggtgaAGACGCCGTCGGACTTCCTCAAGTCCATCAGGGGCCGCCCCGTAGTCGTCAAGCTCAACTCCGGCGTCGACTACAGAGGTATCAATCACGCTTTTTCTCGCGTTTCCGCTACTCTGCCCAAACCCTAGAAGGCGGTCGTAAATCTTTGAACTCTGAGTTTCCGGGATGTCAGTGGGCAGACACTTAGCTGATTTCCGCGTTTTGGGGCGTTCGGTAAGGTAAACTGGGGTTGCTAGAAACACCCTGAATATCTAGTTTGGAAGCCTATGGTTACTCTTCTAGGATTTTGTATCTGTGATTTGGATGGGCGAGCATGGGGCAGTGTCGACTTGTATGAATTGGTAATTTCTCACATATAATATCTTTGTGAACTTCAATCTTCACGAACCAAGGAGCACATTAGCACAGTGTTGCAATTGTAGAACTAGCCCGCGTTGTAGAATCAAACAAATGACTTCTAGGCTTTGCTGGTGAAAGCATATTTATTCTGGTTACAGAAAGGTTGTTGGGTGGCAAACTATCATGAAGTGTTGAAGTTTGTATGAACATTTGAATATTGTAATGTGATTTGGGGAAACACAAAAGTAAGTCTAGCAAACAGAAGAACACAAACTAGGTCCTTTTGTCTGCAATGCTCAATGGAGGTTCCTGTAGGGTGTTAAAAAACATGGACTCCACAAGCTACCTGAAGCTCACCTTGAGCTCAAGTCTACACAACGATTCAGTATTTTTTCCAGTCAAGCTTGACCTGTTTTTTTAGAGCATACTTCTGTGTGTTCTAATGTTCTCTTGTGCAGTATGCATTTACAAACTCAAAGCTGCCTAGAATCAACTCAGACGCATTCCCGTGCACTAATCACAACTACTGATTAACTAAGGCAGTAATGCTTATCTCTGGCAAGAACTTCCTTGAGTTCATCTTTCCTGCATGACTACCATGGTCCACTGGCCTCTCTTAGCCTTCACTGCCATCAGTCATGTCCCTTTTATCCCCTGTCCATACCAGATTTCATTCAGATTTCTAATCAACTGATTTTGGAAACGAGTTTTACCAGAATGTTGTACATTTGGCACATCATACATATTGATAGTTTGTGTAAATGTACAAATTAGACATGGAACTTAAGAATATAACGTGCAATATTGTTGCACTAATGGACCCTATATAAGCAGGCGATTACATGGGTGGGTACTCTTCATATCTTAAGACCTAAGCCGTATCAAGTGGACCAGATTCTGAGGAATGGAGACCGAGTCCTCGTGCGAGCAACCGCGTGTGGTTTACTTAAAGAACAAACTGAGAACCGTATACAGGATGGGAAGAACATGAATGTTGGTAGCCTCAGTGAGTGCTTCGCTTCACTCGTAATAGATATTAAATACTTCACTAAAATTGGTACATGCAAAGCTGCAATATTCAATTGTGTATGAGAATTTAATGTATCTTTTGATTACTGCATATTATGTGAGGTATCAAACAAGCAAATTCTTATTGACTTTTCGTTTCCTGTTGCATGTTGCTTGACAGGCATCAAATCAAATGTATATAGAAAACAAATATATTAAAGCAAATATGTTACTATCCTGTGTTCTTGGCCTATTTCCCATTTGGTTGATTGTGGCTCTTCAATATAGGTTTCTTACGAAAACAAAAGGTTATATCAGGAACTTCACTCCTGTATCTTCCTTCACaaattgaaataaatttgtgatcAAACCGGTTGATAACATTATTATCTTTACGAAAGTATTCCATTATCGTTTATTGCTGCTAAGGGCCAATAACATGATTCATTGTGGAAAAAGTACCTATATTGCTCCTGGAAGCAGTATGCTGTCCTCTTTTAGACCATCCATCCATTTTCCTATGTATGCTCCTGCCAAGTTGCATACTGTCCATATTACCTGGCATGTCATAAAGTAATTTGTAGTACTCTGATGTTATTTAATATATCTTGGCTAACATTTGTTAGCTAAAACATTTAATTGTTACTACCTAAGTACCTTTGTTTTGCAACGTTTGTCCTGTCTGCGTACCTAGTAGACTTGAAAGCTGAGTAACTTAAGATGAAATCAGATTGTTCTTGGTCTCATTGGATGGATGAACTGTTGATATATCCAATGAGATGAAATCAGATTGTTCTTTGGATGGATGGACTGTTGATATATCCAATGAGTACTAGacatattttttttttttaaattgaaTAAGATAAGATGCTGTATGTGGACAGTGGGCCTAGTAAATAAACATTATGAAACAGAGGGAGTATTAGTCTGCAGTACCTTAGTCAACAACAATATATACATATTTTGTTGATTATGGGGCCGCTAGCGTTTTGGTTAAATGAAGAATTTGATAATTGCCATTATGTAGAAGATAGATCAATAAGACACATTTTAGTTTTCATTTATTCTGCAGCACTGCTGGTATTTACCAGTAAGATTGCGTGAGATGAACAAACTGACTAACTGTTAAAATGCAAAGCAAAGTGATGATTAAAGCTGTTGGATACCCTTACATGCACTGATTTATTGTTCAAGCTGGTAAGCTTGTTTTACAGTTTATACTTCTCCTTTTAGGTCTCATTTTCTCACCAAAAGATTTGTTTGTGCCTACATGCTCTACAGTGTACAGCCATAAAATTTATGAATTTTGGGCACTGCAATAATTCATCACTCTACTTGCTCTTATGCATATCATGCATGTAGCAAATTTCACTGTTGCATTTGCCATGGTGTAGACCTATATATGTTGAATCTTTTTAGTGAACATAATAGATTGCTGTTTTCCAGTGCTGGCATGTACATTTGGAGtttatctatcctaaatccattTTATTTCTGCCATCTGGCCCTGGCATGTCTTTGTTTGATGATAATTAGTGCGCTATATGATATAAAATGCCAGCAAGGAAAAATAGCATTTCATGGATTTGATTGTTAGTTTTACGAATTTTCTTTTGTCCAAACTCTTGTGATAACCAGGTATATTGGCTTGTCTGGACGGTTATATGAACATCGCAATGGAGCAGACTGAGGAGTACGTGAATGGCCAGTTGAAGAACAAGTATGGTGATGCCTTCATAAGGGGCAACAACGGTACGACCTGGATTTCCAAACCCAATCTCTAAATGTCTCCTCCGCTGAGAAATGTTTCAATGTCTCCGTTTTATTTTCTGCTTGTGCATTATATCCTGATGCTTGTTGCCCCAAATGCAGTTTTGTACATCAGCACGTCGAAGCGGACCCTTACTGATGGTGCATAGACGGATTGGAGCCCTCTGTCCTCCCTTGTGTGTCGTGCAACTTCAAAGCCGTTGACTTTGGTTGCGCTCTGACTCTGATGCATCCTTTCGATCTCTGTACTTGCTGTCTGGGTGAAGTTGGGGAAAGGGAAAATGTATCGCACGATTTCATGGGCTTGCCAGGTGCTATTTTGATGTAACTGACATTTATTCAGCTTCCCATGCATATGTGGTGTTGCTTTAGGGATATGGATAAGATACTGTGTTTGCAGCATCGCATTATGTTCTTTCATCGTTAATGGTCGGTATCAACTCGTCAATGTTGTGATCTGCTTTGAGTTTTGAACTCCTATGGTTGATTTGATCGCTATAACGACCAGAAACAattcttagggtctgtttgggaACGCAAGAATTGTAGAGAAATTTTACAGGTAGGAAAAAAGCAGGGATAGGGAAAAATTTCCTTGTTGCAAACAGTGCCTTGGCCCTTGGCACCACCCCAATGAGGAAGTCTCGCCGGCTGGTAGCCGTTCCGCCGCCACCAGCGGTGCCCTCATCACCGCCCTGGCGCAGCACAGCACCCTGGCTCGCCGTGCTCTATCTGTTCATTTGTCGATGGACGAGCACTATCGGCTATGGCACGTCAGATGCAAAAGCTGGAAGACTGCCGTCAGGAGTGCTGCTTGGCTGTCCTGGTGCCCTCTCTGATCATGCTGTCTCTTTTCAGTCTCGGACACCACTGCTGTCTGTGTAAAGGCGCACACTTTCTATTGTTTCCTTCTTTATTTATTCTTTTGTCAATATGGAGATATAATAGAGTGTTTAATGCATGCTGATAAAGATCTATTTATTCGGGGGGCACTTTTTTTTTATGTGCAACGAGCATATATCTATCTTCCAAATACTTGAGGCCACAATTGGGTCTCGAGGGAGCCTCATACGGATAAGAAGCATTAGCCTACGAACAAACACATGCAAACTCTTCCTCTATGTGACCACTAAATGTGCATTAGCCATCTATACTACATTTTTTTCTAAGAAAAACGAGCATATATCTATCTTCCAAATGCTTGTGGTCAAATACttgcagtacttttcagcgaactaATACTAATGCTTATGCTGAagtgctgtgagagaaaaacaccgttggttcgctgaaaagtactgctgaagtagggTAACAAATCAGAGCCGGATTGTCCTTCATGTACTCCCCCTGGATTCATCGATCCCAGCACCTCCTGTACGGTCTTGGGAATTAATTCTTAGTATAATGCATCACCCATTCACGtccaaccatcttctttcctCGTGTCCTTTACCGTATACTTCTTTCGTCGTAAAATATCTGTCATTTTCGTTTTCTGAGTAACAACTttgaaaaatatatattaaaaaatattagtatttatggtatataatCGGTAGCATTGGAAAGATATTTGAATTtacttttttaataaatttatttagaaatacaaatgttgcacgtattttctataacgGAACACAAAGCGGCAGATAATTTGGGACAATTTAGGAGAGGGAGTATTTGGTTTGCCACGCCACCTACCGAGCAACAGAAAATCCCATCATACTGTGCAGTGAGTGCATACCTACTTGGATATTTGCTGGGCAACTCACAACCAAATAAATACACACAAGTATGAGTGCATAGTGGTACAATCCCACATGATACCAGGAGTACATTCTTGGATACAGCATGCGTCAGCACAAAGATTTGAGCGTTTGGTTTGCGTCCAAAGGGTGCCGCGCCGCGCCACAACTTCAGCGCCGCAGTTGCGGCATGCGTTTGGTTCGCTGCCCCATTTGCGGCATGCCACAGCCTTGCCGTGGTCCGCTAGTGCATTTTGAGTGCCAAAACGTGCGGGAGGTGCGGCGGCCAATTTCAGCACCGCAGTTGTGGCATGGCCAAACGCTCGGTGCGGCAGTCTCTAGACACCATCCAAACGCTCCCGAACCAACCAATCGATCCAAGTAATTCAGATGTACAACCAAACAGTACACTGTCAAAGACAGAAGCATCCACTAGATAAAATTAAAGCACTATATTTTCCGACATGGTTACCAGAGTTCAGAGTCTACAATTATCAGGTTCAACATTATGGCGATGAATTACTATAAGACCGAAGGAAATACAACATCATAAGTAAAAACGGGGTACACAAATGCGGGGTACATGGGCAAGCCAAGCCTATCAGCTCTTTCCCTCGACTCAGACTTGCCTCCTACACAAACAAGTAAACACCTTCACCCTCCTCTCCTACCTCCCGTCGACTAACCTCCTCACCAATGCCGTGTGCGGCCTCCTCCCAATGGCCATTTAATCTACGAGGCGTTTTGTGTAGTGATAAAATCAAATGTTAGAAATGCCTAAGAATTAAAAAGGTCAAAAGTCCGTCACACAGGCTGCTTGCCCTGGCAGTATTGTCCAAGTCATCAGCCAAAAATAAGATGACGTAGTAGAGCTTTAGATACCATCATGTGCTGGCACGGTTGTCGTTAACGAAGTGGGACTGATCATTCAGACATCCAGCTACCTATCTTCAGTGTTCAGAGTTGCCCCCCTCATATTT from Miscanthus floridulus cultivar M001 chromosome 11, ASM1932011v1, whole genome shotgun sequence includes these protein-coding regions:
- the LOC136493065 gene encoding uncharacterized protein is translated as MSTGGADKPGSGGSGGAVKTPSDFLKSIRGRPVVVKLNSGVDYRGILACLDGYMNIAMEQTEEYVNGQLKNKYGDAFIRGNNVLYISTSKRTLTDGA